From a single Cyprinus carpio isolate SPL01 chromosome A3, ASM1834038v1, whole genome shotgun sequence genomic region:
- the LOC109103165 gene encoding modulator of macroautophagy TMEM150B-like, translated as MWAWALLPVFLAVFGIIGMWAVFAIAVFNNTVNITEEVPFISTCGSYNPQSCLFSQICNICSVLALWIVIIRFQQVRDLGSGSHLNTAGLVLGFISSIGISILGNFQQSIVMGAHLLGVFLTFFLGLAYFWVQAWLSYHSLLSHDRKWVVPVRVILCSLCTCLIICIFVLYNTGFRSEAAICEWALVMCFFAFFAIFAAEFRHIDCHKLTVQNNERKSTSYANGVWAIQEIH; from the exons ATGTGGGCGTGGGCATTACTTCCTGTCTTTCTGGCAGTGTTTGGGATTATTGGGATGTGGGCTGT GTTTGCCATAGCAGTGTTCAATAACACTGTTAATATAACTGAAGAAGTCCCTTTCATCAG CACATGTGGCTCATATAACCCCCAGAGCTGCCTGTTTTCTCAGATCTGCAACATATGCAGTGTGTTGG CTTTGTGGATTGTCATAATTAGATTTCAGCAGGTCCGTGATTTGGGCTCTGGGTCTCATTTAAACACAGCCGGTTTGGTGCTTGGCTTCATCTCTAGCATTGGGATTTCCATTCTAGGAAACTTCCAG CAATCCATAGTGATGGGGGCTCATCTGCTTGGAGTGTTCTTAACCTTCTTCCTGGGTTTGGCTTATTTCTGGGTCCAGGCGTGGCTTTCGTACCACAGCCTGCTGTCACATGACCGCAAGTGGGTGGTGCCAGTGCGCGTCATCCTCTGCAGCCTGTGTACTTGTTTGATCATCTGCA TTTTTGTTCTCTATAACACAGGGTTTCGCTCTGAAGCTGCCATATGTGAGTGGGCTTTGGTCATGtgtttttttgcattctttgCGATTTTTGCAGCAGAGTTCAGACACATTGACTGCCACAAGCTCACTGTACAGAACAATGAAAGGAAAAGCACCAGTTATGCTAATGGTGTGTGGGCAATACAGGAGATTCACTGA